The DNA region TTGATGAACCCGCTGGCGGTCCCGCCGATCGCGAACACCACGAAGACCACCCACAGCGGCGCCCCGAACGCGATCACCAGGAACCGGGGGATCCCGGTGATCAGGAAGCAGACCAGGTACGTCGGGTAGCGCCGCATCCGGTCGCCGATGGCTGCCGCCACGGCCGAGCCGACGGCGGAGAAGCCGGAGAAGGTGGCGAACAGCAGACCGATCGTCTCCGGGCCGGCGTGCTGCTGACCCCATACGGGCATCAGCACGCTGCTCCAGGCCAGGTCGATCAGGTTGGTCAGCGCGACCATGAACGCGATTCCGAGGAGCACCCGGTCGCGGCGGAGGACGTGCCAGCCCTCGGCGAGCTGGGCACCGTACGAGGCGGGGTCCTTCCTCGGCTGCTCCGCGGGTCCCGGGGAGCGGTGCCCGGTCAGCCCGGCCGTCGTCGCCGCGAGCACGAGGGCACCGAGCGCGAACGAGGCGGCGTCGATCACGATCGCGTTCGTCGCGCCGACCAGCCCGATCAGCAGCCCCGCGGCGGCGGCGCCCAGCATCGAGGCGGTGCGCTCGACGAACGAGTGCAGCCCGGTGGCCCGCTCCGTCGAGACGCCGGCCGCCTCGACCAGCTGCGGGATCATCGACGACTTCGCGGCGTCACCGGGGCCGCGCAGTGCGCCGGCGAGGGCGACGAGCGCGAGCAGGATCGAGAGGTGCAGCAGGCCGGCTGCGTACAGCAGGGGGATGAGGCCGACCACGACGGCCGAGCCGAGGTCGCAGGCGATCGCGACGCGGCGTGGGCCGATACGGTCGATGACCGGGCCACCGAAGATCTTGCTGAGTACCAGCGGGGTCATCTCGAAGAGCGCGATCAGGCCGGCCTGGGCGGCGCTGCCGGTCGTCTCGAGCACGAACCAGGGCAGCGCCAGCATCGAGATGCGGGTGCCGACCAGCGAGATGGTCTCGGCGGCGAGCCAGCCGTAGAGGGGGAGCTTCATCGTCAGTCCTTCTCGGGGCCGAGGTGTCCCGGCAGGGCGAAGGTGTGGAACTGGACCGCGACGGGCTCGCCGTCGGGGTCGTCCTCGAACCCGAAGACGACCTCGTTGACCTGCTCCTGCAGCCGGCGGACCTGGCTCGGGGTGAGGCGCACGACCCGGTCGTTGAGGTTGAAGACCTCGCGCCATTCCTTCGAGATGAGCTCGCGCTCCTCGAGCGCCTTCTGGAGCTGCTGGGTGTAGATGGTGACGACGGTCTGCAGATAGGCGCCGAGGGTCTCTTGTCCCTCGGCGGTGTCGGGCACGTCGCTGTCGCCGGTCACGGTCATCTGGTGGGCGGCCTTCCACCAGCGCTCCCGGGCGTTGCCGCGGCTCTCGTCGTCCTCGATGAACCCGTGCTGCGCGAGCTGCCGGAGGTGGTAGGACGTCGCGCCGCTGTTGATCCCGAGCCGGGCGGCCAGGGTGGTCGCGGTCGCCGGGCCGTCGACGCGGAGCATCCCGAGCATGCGCACGCGCACGGGGTGGGTGAGGGCCTTGAGCTGGTCGACTCCGGGGACGATCTCGCGTGCTGCCATGGGTCAACCGTAGACCGCAAAGAGATCTTTGCAAATGGAATTGTGCGATTTCCCTGATATACGAGTAACCCGGTGAACAATGCCTGGAAAGCGCCGTTACCCTGTCGGAGTGACGACAGATGCCGCGCCGCCGACGCCGACCTCCGCCCCGACGGTGGCGATCATCGGAGGAGGAGCCAGCGGTACGCTGACCGCGATCAACCTGCTCCGCCGAGGTGCGTCGGTCACGCTCTTCGAGTCACGGGGAGAGGCCGGCTACGGGGTCGCCTACTCGACCACCGACGCCCGCCATCTGCTCAACGTCCGGGCCAACAACATGTCGGGTTTCCTCGACGATCGTGACGACCTGCTCAACTGGGCGGCGGAGGTCGGCATCGAGCTCGGCCCGATCGACTTCCTGCCCCGCCGCGACTACTCCCGCTATCTGCGCGACCGGCTCGCTCAGGCCGCTGCGGCAGGTCCCGGGGCGTTGGAGACGGTCGGGGAGACCGTCGTCGACGTGGAGCCGGTCGGCGCCGGCTTCCAGGTGCTGACCAGCGACGATGGTGAGGGCCATGTCGCGGACGCGGTCGTCCTGGCGTACGGCAACCCGCCGCCGCAGCCGCTGGCCGGGCTGCCCGAGGCACCGTGGAACCTGTCGGATCCCTGGGACGTCGCCCGGATCAGCGCCCTGCCCGGTGATGCGACCGTGCTGGTCGTCGGCACCGGCCTGACCGCCGTCGACACCACGGTCACGCTCCTCGACGACTCCCCGGCCCGCCGGGTGATCATGGTGAGCCGCCACGGCCTGTTGCCGAACCCCCACGTCGACGACCAGTTCACCTCCTGGGTGACCCCGATCCCCGACGGCCCGCTCACCGCCGACGGCATCGCCGGCCTCGTCCGCGACCAGATCGAGCACGCGGCCGCCCTCGGCGTCGACTGGCGTGCGGTCATCGACGGCCTGCGCGGTCCGACCCAGTCGATCTGGCGCCACCTGCCCGAGCCCGAGCGCCGTCGCTTCCGCGAGCTCTACGCCCGCGAGTGGGAGGTACGCCGCCACCGCATGGCCCCGCGCATCGCCGCCCTCCTCGACACCTACCGGGCCGAGGGACGCCTGGAGATCCTCGGCGGCGGGGTGCTCGGCTGCCGGGCGAACGCCGAGGCGGACGGCGCCGAGAAGCCGGTCGTCACCCTCGCCGACGGCGACCGCGAGGTCACCGCGGTGGTCAACTGCACCGGCCCCTCACCCGACATCACCCGCACCGACAACCCGCTCCTGCTCGCGCTCCAGAAGCGCGGCCTGATCGCCCCCGACCCCCTCCGCCTCGGCATCGACGTCACCGAGGACGGCCGCGTCATCGGAGCAGACGGCAGCGTCGTACCCGGTCTTGTGACCGTCGGCCCGCCCTGCAAGGGCGCCCTCTACGAGGCGACAGCCATCCCCGAGATCCGGGTCCAAGCCGCAGCCGCGGCCGCCCACCTCGCCGCCGAATAGGTGGTTCTGGCGGCCGAGAAATCAGTTGTGGGCGACGAAACTGTCGTTTCGTCGCCCACAACTACAGACTCGGCGCCCAGAACCACCGATTCGGCGGGTGGTCAGCCCAGGTTGAGCTGGCGATCCGTGCGTGCGAACGTCTCGGCGGCGAGCTCGGGGTCGGCGCTGAGCTCGGCACCGGTGGCCGGGATCATCGTCTTGAGCTGGGGCTGCCAGTCGTCCCAGCGGTCGGGGAAGCAGCGGCGCAGGACGTTGACCATGATCGCCGGCGCCGTCGAGGCGCCGGGCGAGGCGCCCAGCAGGCCGGCGATGGTGCCGTCCTCGGCGGTGATGACCTCGGTGCCGAACTGCAGCACACCGTCGGGGCGGATGACCTGCACCCGCTGGCCGGCGATGATCCGCTCCCAGTCCTTGCGGTCGGCGGCGGGGAAGAAGTCGAGGAGGTCGTCGAACTTCTTGCGCGGGGAGCGCAGCAGCTCCTTGACCAGGTAGACGGTGAGGTCCATGTTGGTCAGCCCGGCGCGCAGCATCGGCAGCAGGTTGTGCGGCCGCACCGAGAGGAACAGGTCGGTCAGCGACCCGGTCTTGAGGAAGCGCGGGCTCCAGCCGGCGTACGGACCGAACATCAGGTGCGTCTTGCCCTCGACGTAGCGGGTGTCGAGGTGGGGCACCGACATCGGCGGCGCGCCGACCGCGGCCTTGCCGTAGGCCTTGGCGCGGTGCTGGGTGACCAGCTCGGGCTTGGACGTACGCAGGAACTCACCCGAGACCGGGAAGCCGCCGAAGCCGCGGATCTCCGGGATGGCGGCCTTCTGCAGCAGCGGCAGCGCGTAGCCGCCGGCGCCGACGAAGACGAAGCGCGAACGCAGGTGGTACTTGCCGGACTCGTTGCGGCCGTAGATGTGCCAGAAGCCGTCCATGGTCTGGTGCAGGTCGGTGACCTCGGACCCGGTCTCCAGGTCGGCACCCTTGTCGACCAGGGTGCGGGTCAGCATCGAGGTGAGCGAGCCGAAGTCGACGTCGGTGCCGGCGTTGGTCCAGGTGGCCGCGACGGGCTCCTCGGCGAGCGACTTGGCCGAGCGGCCCTCGAGCAGCAGCGGCGCCCAGCCCCGGATGACCTCGGGGTCGGTGGAGAACTCCATCCCGGCGAAGAGCGGGTGCTGCGACAGCGCCTCGTGGCGCTTGCGGAGGTATTCGACGTTGTCCGCACCCCACACGAAGGACATGTGCGGGACGGTGTGGATGAACTTGTCGGGGTCCGGGATGCGGCCGTTCTCGACCAGGAAGGACCACAGCTGACGGGAGACCTGGAACTGCTCGTTGACGTTGACGGCCTTGGAGATGTCCACCGAGCCGTCGGCCTGCTGCGGGCTGTAGTTGAGCTCGCACAGCGCGGAGTGACCGGTGCCGGCGTTGTTCCACGGGCCGGAGGACTCCACGGCGAGCGAATCGAGCCGTTCGATCATCTTGATGGACCAGCTGGGCTCGAGCTCCTGGAGGAGCACGCCCAGGGTGGCGCTCATGATGCCGCCGCCGATCAGCACTACGTCAAGAGGTTCGTCCACAGGTCTTTTGTCTCGCTTTTGAGGCCGCAATGGTTAATCGGGGTCCTTAGATCGGTCTAACTTGTGGGCAACTTCACTGCCCTGCCCCCGGGATGAGTCCAGCGTGATTCCGTCCTTCATTGTGGCTCACCGCACATGCCGGTGGTAGTTCAGGGTGGAGTTACGCTCGGCCGGTGCCACGCCTCTCTGACTCCCATCGCGCCTGGATCGACGAAGCCGTACGCCGCGTCGAGGCCGACGCCCAGCGCTCCGCCGACACCCATCTGCACGTCGTGCCGCTGCCGGGATGTCCGGGCATCGACCTCTATCTGAAGGACGAGTCCGTCCACCCCACCGGCTCGCTGAAGCACCGCCTGGCGAGGTCGCTGTTCCTCTACGCCGTCTGCAACGGCTGGCTCCACGAGGGCGCGACGGTCGTGGAGGCGTCCTCGGGGTCGACCGCGGTCTCCGAGGCGTACTTCTCCCGGCTCCTCGGTCTCCCGTTCGTCGCGGTGATGCCGCGCTCGACGTCGAAGGAGAAGGTGGCGCTGATCGAGTGGTACGGCGGCACCTGCCACTTCGTCGACCGCGCCGCGGACGTGTACGCCGAGGCCGAGCGTCTCGCCCGCGAGTGCGGCGGCCACTACATGGATCAGTTCACCTACGCCGAGCGGGCCACCGACTGGCGCGGCAACAACAACATCGCTGAGTCGATCTTCGACCAGATGTCGCAGGAGCGGCACCCGGTACCGACCTGGATCGTCGTCTCGGCCGGCACCGGCGGCACCTCGGCCACGATCGGCCGCTACCTCCACTACCGCCGGCACCCCACCAAGCTGATGGTCGCCGACCCGGAGAACTCCGCCTTCTACGGCGGCTGGGAGATGGACACCTCCGACCACGCCACCGGGATGCCGTCGCGCATCGAGGGGATCGGCCGACCGCGGGTCGAGCCGTCCTTCGTCGGCGGGGTCGTCGACGACATGGTCCAGGTGCCCGACGCGGCCTCGATCGCGACGATGCGCTGGCTCTCGAACCGGATGGGCCGCTCGGTCGGCCCCTCGACGGGCACCAACGTGTGGGCATCGCTGGGTGTCGTACGCGAGATGGTCGACGCCGGTGCCCAGGGCAGCGTCGTCTCGCTGCTGTGCGACTCCGGGGATCGCTATCGCTCGTCCTACTACGACGACGGCTGGGTGAGCGAGAAGGGCATCGACCTGGCGCCGTACGCCTCGGCCCTCGCCGACTACGAGCGCACCGGCATCCTCGTCGACCCCTCCTGACGCGCCCAGACCCGCATCCCCGCGGTGACCAGCGCCCACACGCCCGCGACGAGCACGATCTCGCTGAGGATGTAGAGCGGCCACGGCCCGAGCACGTCGAGCAGCGAGTCCGACGGCGGCTTGTAGCGCAGGTAGCCGTAGTTGGCGTCGAGGACGAGGTTGAGGACGTACGCCGCGGCAGCCCATGCCGCCGTGGTCACGACCGCCCAGCCGTAGTCGCGCCAGCGCGGGAGCAGCTTGAGCCCGAAGACCAGGTAGACCGCGGCGAGCACCACCATCAGGTGCATGACCCAGAAGGTGATGTAGCTGACCTCCGGGAAGTCCCTCACGTCCGGGGTGAACACGCCCTGGGTGGTCAGCGTGAGACCCCAGAAGCAGGTCAGCGCCGTCGGGTAGGGATGGTGGGTCCACAGCGCGACCGTCGCCGCCATCCACGCCATGTCGCACAGATGGATCGGCAGATCGATGAACAGGTCGAAGTCGGTGACCCACTCGTGAGCCTGCAGCGGGATGATCGTCAGCGGGATCGCGAGCGCGAATGCTCGGGAGAATCTCGACGGATCCAGGTCGTCCCGCTGCCGCCTGCCCAGCCAGACCACGGCCACGATCCCCGCTGTGAGCAGGGACAACGGCACCAGATGGGTCAGACCGTAAGCCTGCATATCGGAAGTCTGACGCGATTCCCGAAGAAATTCTTCCCAACCCGCGTCATGGGTCGGCGGGTCGTCCGTTTCATCGGCGAGAAGGTCGTCCACCGGTGGGGGGTGGACGACCTCTCACACAAAGTTGGTGGCTGATCCGGGGGGATTCATCAACTGGGTGGAGGTCCCTCTGAATGCACACTGCGGGGGTGGTGTGCAATCAGAGGGACGCCTCGCTTTTGTGGTGTCTCAGCGGGCTGTTCCGGTCACCGCCGTCGCGTAGAGCTCCTCGTCGTGATGGATCTGCGCGACGAGCCCCTGCGCCCGCATCAGGCTCGCGGTGACGGGCGCCTGCTCCTGGCCGGCCTCGATGACGAGTACGCCGCCGGGTGCCAGATGCTTCGGAGCCTGCTCGATCACGCGCCGCTGGACCTCGAGCCCGTCGGCTCCGCCGTCGAGCGCCACGTGGTGCTCGTGATCGCGCGCCTCGGGCGGCATGTTCCGGATCTCGTCGCTCGGGACGTAGGGGGCGTTGGCCACGATCACGTCGAACTCGAGGTCGCGGGGGAGCGGGGCGTAGAGGTCGCCGAGGAGCACCCGGTCCGGCGGCAGGTTCCGCCTGGCACAGGCGACGGCGGCCGCGTCGATGTCGGTGGCCCAGACCTCCGCGCCCTGGACCCGGGCCGCGACGGCCGCGCCCAGCGCTCCGGTCCCGCAGCCGAGGTCGAGAACCCTCCGGGTCGTGCGGTGCGCAATCCCCTGGACAGCGAGGTCGACCATCAGCGCCGAGCGCTGCCGGGGCACGAACACCCCGGGCGCGACCCGGATCCGGAGCCCGCAGAACTCGGCCCAGCCCAGGATGAGCTCCAGTGGCTCACCGGCCACGCGGCGTACGACCATCGCCTCTCGTTCCTGCGGCGAGACCGGTGCTTCTTCGAGGAGGGCCGCCTCCTCCTCGGCGAAGACGCAGCCGGCGGCGCGGAGGCGGGCGACGAGCCCCGAATCGGGAACGACGGAGGTCATCAGAGAATATTGGCACGTGGACGCCCTGACTCCGATCGGAATCATCGTGGCCGCGTACGCCGCGTTCGTGACGATCGCGGCCGTCGTCGGCCTCGTCCTGAAGGCTCCGCGTCCGCGGTGGCTCGATCAGCTAGCGTGGATGCTCGAGATCCTCGCCGTCGTGCTCGCGATCGGGGCGCTGGCGGGCTGGTCGGCCGGGCGCAAGCCGGAGTCGCTGTCGACCTTCCTGGGCTACGTGGGCGCGCTCGTGTGCCTGATGCCGCTGGCCCTGCAGACGATGCGTGAGGACCGCTCGGCCTGGTCCTCGGGCGTGATCGCGGCGGCGGCCCTGGCGACGGGGGTCGTGGCCGTACGCGTCATGATGGTCCGGTGACCGAGACCGCTCCCGCCAAGACCCGTTCCGGTCCACACCTGGTGCTGCTGACCGTCTACGCGATCTTCGTGCTCGCCGCGGGCGCCCGGTCGCTGGTGCAGGTCCTCACCCGCTTCGACGAGGCCCCGATCGCCTACTCGCTCTCGGTGGTCGCGGCGGCGACGTACGTCGCGGGCTGGTTCGCGATCCGCCGGGCTGCTGCCGGGTCGGCGGGCTTCGCGAAGATCATGCTGTGGGTCGAGCTGGCCGGCGTGTTCGTCGTCGGTGTCCTGTCCCTGGTCGTGCCGTCCTGGTTCCCGGATGCATCGGTATGGTCGAAGTTCGGGAGCGGATACGGTTTCGTTCCTGCCCTGCTGCCGATCCTGGGTCTCCTCTGGCTCTGGAAAGGTCGAACTCCAGGGCCGACCGAAGGAGCCTGATGAGTCAGTCGACAGCCACCGCCATCTCGCCTGACTCGGGGGAGCACTGGTCCGCTCCGGGAGCATGGACGGTCGCCGACGGCGTACATCGGATCCCGTTGCCGCTGCCGATGGACGGGCTCAAGGCGGTCAACATCTACGTCCTCGAGGGTTCTGACGGCCTTTCGTTGGTCGATGGTGGCTGGGCGATCACCGAGGGGCGCGCCGCGCTGGAGAGCGGGCTGAAGAAGCTCGGCTTCGCGTTCAGGGACGTCCGGCGGTTCCTGGTCACCCACGTGCACCGCGACCACTACACGCTCGCCTCGGTGCTGGGTGAGGAGTTCGGCGCCGACGTGCTGCTCGGCGCCGGCGAACGGCCCACCCTCGAGCTCACCAACGGCGACCTCGACGGCTGGATCTCGACCGACCGCCTCCTGGCTCATGCCGGCGCACCCGAGCTGGCCGAGAAGTGGGCCGCCAACCCGCCTCCGCCGCCCGATCTCTCGCACTGGCGGATGCCTTCGCGTTGGCTGGAAGGGGACGTACGCCTCGACGTGGCCGGCCGCGACCTCGACGCCGTGCACACCCCTGGTCACACCCAGGGTCACTACGTCTACGCAGACCTGGCCGGCTCGGTCCTGTTCGCCGGCGACCACGTGCTGCCCACGATCACCCCGTCGATCGGCTTCGAGCCGGTTCCGGTCATCGACCCGCTCGGCGACTTCATGGCGTCGCTGACCAAGGTCCGCTCCCTGCCCGACCTGCAGCTTCTGCCCGCTCACGGCCCCGTCGCGACCTCGTCGCACGCCCGCGTCGACGAGCTCCTCGCCCATCACGAGACCCGGCTCGCCCAGTCGCTGGCCTCCTTGCGTCTCGGGCGACGTTCGGCCCTCGAAGTCGCCAACGACCTCGGCTGGACCCGCCACGAGCGCGCCTTCGCCGAGCTCGACTACTTCAACGCCGGCCTCGCGGTCATGGAGACCAAGGCCCACCTCGAGCTGCTGGTCGCTCGCGGTCTCGCGACCCGCGAGGAGACCGAGGCGAGCGTGCTGTTCGCCCCGGTCGACGCCGTCAGCGCCTGAGCCGCATCGGGGTGTGCGGGATGCCGTCCTCGAGGAACTCCTCGCCGTCCTTCACGAACCCGAACTTCGCGTACCAGCCGGCCAGCGGCGACTGGGCGTCGAGGACGATGTCGCGGTCGGTGACGGCCTCGACGGCAGCCTTCATGATCACGTCCGCCAGGCCCTGGCCGCGGTGGGTGGGGGCGAGGACGACGCGGCCGATCCGCCACACGTCACCGTCGTCGAGGATGCGGGCGGTGCCGGCGAGCCGGTCGCCGTCGGTCAGCACCACGTGACGCGTCCCGGGCTCGAGGTCACGGCCGTCCAGGTCGAGGTAGGGGCAGTCCTGCTCGACGACGAAGACCTCCTGGCGCAGCTGCCACAGGGCGTACGCGGTCTTGGGGGTGAGGTCGTCGAAGGACGAGATGGAGACGTCGGTCATGGGTGGATTCTCGCAAGCAAGTAGTGTTGCCCGGAACAGACAGGGGAGGCCGGGAGGCCTGAGAGTGCGGCGAACAGCGCCGCAGACCCTCCGAACCTGCTCCGGTTGACACCGGCGAAGGGAGTCAGAGTGCGCATGCGTACGCCTGCCATCACTGCCACTGCGATCACTGCGGTCTCGGCGCTGCTGCTGTCCGCGTGCGGGGGCACCCCCGCGAAGCCGGACGCCGAGAAGTCGAGCGGCGCCGACGACAAGACCGTGGTGCTGCTGACCCACGACAGCTTCACGCTGCCGAAGGAGGTGCTGGCCGAGTTCACCGAGAAGACCGGCTACACCGCAGAGATCCGGCACGCGGGCGACGGCGGCGAGCTGACCACCAAGATCGCCCTGGACACCGGCAACCCCGACGGTGACGCGGTCTTCGGCGTCGACAACACCTTCGCCAGCCGGGCGATCGACCAGGGCGCGCTGGAGGCCTACACGCCGTCCGAGATCCCCGAGGGCGTCTCTGATTTCAATCTCCCCGGCGACGAGGAGCACTTCCTCACCCCCGTCGACAACGGCAGCGTGTGCGTCAACATCGACACCGAGTGGTTCGCGGCCAAGAAGCTGACGCCGCCGAAGTCGCTCGACGACCTGGCCGAGCCCGCGTACAAGGACCTGCTCGTGACCCCTGGCGCGGCGACGTCGACGCCCGGGATGGCATTCCTGCTGGCGACCGTCGCCGAGTACGGCGAGGACGGCTGGGCCGACTACTGGGGCAAGCTGATGGACAACGGCGCCAAGGTCGTCGACGGCTGGGACCAGGCCTACTACTCCGACTTCACCCAGGGCGGCGGCAAGGGCACGCGTCCGATCGTCGTCTCCTACGACTCCTCGCCGGCCTTCACCGTCAAGGACGGCAAGACCACGACGGCCGCTCTGCTCGACACCTGCTTCCGTCAGGTCGAGTACGCCGGTGTGCTGAAGGGTGCCGACCACCCCGAGGGCGCACAGGCGCTGATCGACTTCATGCTTTCCGACAGCGTGCAGGGGGCACTGCCGGAGAGCATGTACGTCTTCCCCGTCTCCTCCGACGTGAAGCTGCCCGCCGAGTGGGCGAAGTTCGCCCAGCAGCCCACCTCGCCGCTCTCCGTCGAGCCGAAGGAGATCGAGGAGAACCGGGAAGCGTGGCTGGCGACCTGGAGTGACACGATCGCGCAGTGAGCTCCACCCGTCGCGTAGGCACCCTGGTCGCGCTCGCCGCCCTCCCGGTGGCCGTGCTGGCGGTCTTCTTCGTCCTGCCGGTCACGGGGATGGTGCAGCGCGGACTGTTCTTCGGTGGCTCCTTCGACCCGTCCGTGGTGTCCCGGGTCGTGGGGCGCCCGGAGATCCAGCGGGCGCTCTGGTTCACGCTGTGGTCCTCGGGGCTCGCGACGGTGCTGAGCATCGCCCTGGGGCTGCCGGCTGCGTTCGCGCTGCATCGACTGGCGTTTCCGCTGCAGCGCGTCATCCGGGCCGGGCTGCTGGTGCCGTTCGTGCTCCCCACCGTCGTCGTGGGCGTCGCCTTCCGCGAGCTCATCGGCGAGGCGGGGCTGCTCGCATCTCTGGGTCTCGATGGCACGCCGACGGCGATCATCCTCGGGCTGGTCTTCTTCAACGCCTCGGTGGTGATCCGCGCGGTCGGGGCGGCCTGGGAGTCGCTCGACCCGCGACCCGGTGAGGCCGCCGCCGCTCTCGGGGCGTCGCCCTTGCGGGTCCTGCTGACGATCACCCTGCCCGCGCTGCGTCCCGCGATCGTCTCGGCGGCGTCGGTGGTCTTCCTCTTCTGCGCGACCGCGTTCGGGATCGTGCTCACCCTCGGCGGGGTGCGCTACAACAGCATCGAGACCGAGATCTACAAGCTCACGTTCACCCTGTTCGACCTGCCCGGTGCCGCGGTGCTGTCGGTGCTGCAGCTGGTGGTCGTCGTCGGGCTGCTGGTCGTGGCCGGTCGGCTGCGTTCGGTGCCGGATCCCGCGCAGTCCCGGGTCGTCGTACGCCGCCGGCGGGTCTCGCCGCGGGACCTCCCGGCCCTGTTGTCCACGTCGGTGCTGGTCCTGCTGGTGGCCGGTCCGCTGCTGGCGCTGCTGCTCGGGTCGCTGCGGGTCGACGACCGCTGGAGCCTCGGGAACTATGTCGCCCTGCAGACCCCCGGGTTCGACCCGCCGCTGCCGGTGCCGGTCACCACGGCGCTGATGACGTCGCTGGCGGTCGCGGTGCAGGCGACGCTGGTCGCGCTGGTGCTCGGGCTGCTGGTGGCCTTCGCGGTGACCCGTCGGTCCCGGACGCTTGCGGAGCGTCGGGTGCGCGCCGTGCTCGACGGGCTGTTCATGG from Nocardioides luteus includes:
- a CDS encoding ABC transporter permease — encoded protein: MSSTRRVGTLVALAALPVAVLAVFFVLPVTGMVQRGLFFGGSFDPSVVSRVVGRPEIQRALWFTLWSSGLATVLSIALGLPAAFALHRLAFPLQRVIRAGLLVPFVLPTVVVGVAFRELIGEAGLLASLGLDGTPTAIILGLVFFNASVVIRAVGAAWESLDPRPGEAAAALGASPLRVLLTITLPALRPAIVSAASVVFLFCATAFGIVLTLGGVRYNSIETEIYKLTFTLFDLPGAAVLSVLQLVVVVGLLVVAGRLRSVPDPAQSRVVVRRRRVSPRDLPALLSTSVLVLLVAGPLLALLLGSLRVDDRWSLGNYVALQTPGFDPPLPVPVTTALMTSLAVAVQATLVALVLGLLVAFAVTRRSRTLAERRVRAVLDGLFMVPLGVSAVTLGLGLYLTLGSGVFDFRDEPWLVPLAQALVALPLVVRTLVPVLGSVDDRLRQAAAGLGAGPLRAVMTVDVPAVWKPLLASSGFAFAASLGEFGATSFLVREERPTLPVVILRLLSRPGSDNYGMALAAACVLAAATAVVMLLVERLRVPSIGAL